The Styela clava chromosome 10, kaStyClav1.hap1.2, whole genome shotgun sequence genome window below encodes:
- the LOC144428210 gene encoding uncharacterized protein LOC144428210 yields MSVNTRAPELLQSHSTRPVMSTLPRQGLMPSYEFPSYNINRPATNVQPRNAASKDDLFALMQTVRQGFTLPKLDPITFDGNPEYYHSFIQGFENMIDRHPYPPDVKLAQLIQMCKGRAKDAIKHLVVIAPAAEGMARKTLEFRFGNQTLVIEAIIKQLTAGPQLKANDAEALYDLAVKMRNCYTFSLEEGTHS; encoded by the coding sequence ATGTCTGTGAACACAAGAGCACCTGAACTATTGCAAAGCCATTCCACCAGGCCTGTGATGTCAACACTACCACGGCAAGGTTTGATGCCATCATATGAATTTCCTTCGTACAACATAAACCGTCCAGCTACTAATGTTCAACCAAGGAACGCAGCTAGCAAGGATGATTTATTTGCACTTATGCAAACAGTGCGTCAAGGGTTCACTTTGCCTAAGCTAGATCCAATTACATTTGATGGTAACCCTGAGTATTATCATTCATTCATCCAAGGCTTCGAAAACATGATTGATAGACATCCATATCCGCCTGATGTGAAGTTAGCACAGCTCATTCAAATGTGTAAAGGAAGGGCGAAAGACGCAATCAAGCATCTGGTTGTGATAGCACCTGCAGCAGAAGGTATGGCAAGAAAGACTTTGGAATTCAGATTCGGAAATCAAACTTTGGTGATTGAAGCAATTATAAAGCAGCTCACTGCTGGTCCTCAGCTAAAGGCTAACGATGCTGAAGCGCTTTATGACCTTGCTGTGAAGATGAGAAATTGTTATACTTTCTCATTGGAAGAAGGAACACATTCTTGA
- the LOC144428211 gene encoding uncharacterized protein LOC144428211, whose protein sequence is MADLPSCRVVPGKKPFESTFVDYLGPIKVKLGRNEYKRYGCLFTCMATRAVHIEVAESLDTSAFLQAFFRFTDRRSRPIHVYSDNGTNFIGGEKELREGIRNWNKHVIDKSLSQKEIQWHFSPPLASHQSGVVERLVREVKKTLRAITDGRSFSDYSLWSFLTSVERILNDRPLTPLSDDPKDLNVLTPNSILIAKLDPSLPLDKFMKTDDYRRTWRYSQRLLDLFWDRWKKEYLPLLQERQKWHTTQRNLEVGDLVLMFDDSSPRSHWPKAIVDETYPDKHGIVRRVKVRTANSTYVRDVRKLCLLEAI, encoded by the coding sequence ATGGCAGACCTCCCCAGCTGTAGAGTTGTTCCTGGAAAGAAACCGTTCGAATCTACATTTGTAGACTACCTTGGCCCAATCAAGGTCAAGCTTGGTCGAAATGAATACAAGCGTTATGGATGTCTTTTTACTTGCATGGCCACACGTGCCGTACATATTGAAGTTGCAGAGTCACTTGATACATCAGCATTTCTACAAGCGTTTTTCCGATTCACTGACAGACGCTCAAGACCTATCCACGTATATTCGGATAATGGTACAAATTTTATAGGCGGAGAGAAAGAGTTGAGAGAGGGAATTAGAAACTGGAACAAACATGTGATTGACAAGTCATTATCTCAAAAAGAAATTCAATGGCACTTCTCACCTCCATTGGCCAGTCATCAATCAGGTGTCGTGGAGCGATTAGTTCGAGAAGTCAAGAAAACATTACGTGCTATCACTGATGGTCGATCATTTTCAGATTATTCATTGTGGTCCTTCCTAACTAGCGTTGAAAGGATATTAAATGATAGACCACTCACACCACTAAGTGATGATCCTAAAGACTTAAATGTTTTGACACCAAATTCAATTCTAATTGCCAAACTTGATCCATCTCTACCtttagacaaatttatgaaGACTGATGATTATAGAAGAACATGGCGATATTCACAAAGGCTCCTGGATTTATTCTGGGATAGATGGAAGAAAGAATATTTGCCTCTGCTACAAGAAAGACAAAAATGGCACACTACACAAAGAAATCTGGAAGTTGGCGATTTGGTGTTGATGTTTGATGATAGTTCCCCTCGCAGTCATTGGCCGAAGGCGATTGTTGATGAGACATACCCTGACAAGCATGGTATTGTTCGAAGGGTTAAAGTCCGTACTGCAAATTCTACTTATGTACGGGATGTTCGCAAGCTGTGCTTGTTAGAGGCCATATAG